A genome region from Streptomyces sp. NBC_00576 includes the following:
- a CDS encoding recombinase family protein, with the protein MTVAKLRRGRRIKGEKGQYAYGAPPYGWQAHKKELTPEDMEQAGRARGRQLRDEEGLSYREIAAALDAEGLRPKRGEHWHPETVRRMLANQSDRPPTLRRRERTA; encoded by the coding sequence ATGACCGTGGCCAAGCTCCGCCGCGGCCGCCGCATCAAGGGAGAGAAGGGCCAGTACGCCTACGGCGCCCCGCCGTACGGCTGGCAGGCCCACAAGAAGGAGCTGACCCCGGAGGACATGGAGCAGGCTGGACGGGCCCGCGGCCGCCAGCTCCGGGACGAGGAGGGGCTGTCGTACCGCGAGATCGCGGCCGCATTGGACGCGGAAGGGCTCCGGCCGAAGCGCGGGGAGCACTGGCACCCAGAGACTGTCCGGCGGATGCTCGCCAACCAGAGCGACCGGCCGCCGACCCTGCGCCGGCGCGAGCGCACCGCATAG
- a CDS encoding ATP/GTP-binding protein, producing the protein MARDLRMLFGANDRSVEAEEAFTNRQAQWQAVVAALTDHLQRVATPSFDVEDLASPRHNVLVAHGVGGIGKSTFSRKTEASLTHNGQRPDQWDAPAWPLERLLPVRIDLARSSGIDFEGVVLSIRLAVATLGRPMPAFDLALRRHWERNHPGEPLEEYLRRGGMLSRFSNAVNLPSQLQSALADAAQALALPGTVGGAVGQLTTALVGALRERRQTVRALAGCSRLADILDAEPDLETLSFATHLLAWDLAQLPAAQRITPVVLLDSFEEVGDRTHRDFERLLQRIVWLMPNTFFVITGRNRLQWAEDGLQGQLDWTGPTAWPGLAGHVPGARAHGGHEVRQILVGDFAPEDCDDHLARRLAHNGQPLIGPELRRTISERSHGLPLYLDLAVLRFLEIRRNGRTPQPEDFGDFPALISRTLSDLTSDERHVLRSVSLLDAFSVPLATQVAGLTHDAAALRLTERPFIREDLTALWPFHLHQVVRSSIRTAEDRTDDRWSEQDWQRAAQRALSALGQEWTHGPRRERTVLIGVLRQALRLARDFNLDPGHWLTQAAFDYVGDSVWEPLAPPAHGPEHAALSTPADALVETLSALARRQREHRGRTVERLTTVIDSGLLPDELQEMPLYYRAKALRDIGRTEDSRHGYQQVADTEGRLAQAARRGLAQAARLDGDFPTALAAAQTLGWEGRQQRVLGDLYWIQGEVQRAAEAYLAGRLEAEQHAKAGEAAHNQALRALALAFLDPRQADDELDLAQQLLAGLDLRATTINAAIAAVIRDAGSPDLDDRVRTLRTELDVAGLTSTRPTLELAFAFHQAVLDDHEALSATVARLREQTSDGAYAYYTDIAHFMADRQLPDDHTPPRWLDSEQATRNRWRNLVTARRERLRTAR; encoded by the coding sequence GTGGCACGCGATCTGCGGATGCTGTTCGGGGCGAATGACCGGTCGGTGGAGGCCGAGGAGGCGTTCACCAACCGCCAGGCCCAGTGGCAGGCCGTCGTCGCCGCGCTCACCGATCACCTCCAGCGGGTCGCCACCCCATCGTTCGATGTCGAAGACCTGGCCAGCCCGCGGCATAACGTCCTGGTCGCCCACGGGGTCGGCGGCATCGGGAAGTCCACGTTCTCCCGCAAGACCGAGGCCTCCCTCACCCACAACGGCCAGCGCCCCGACCAGTGGGACGCGCCCGCCTGGCCCCTCGAACGGCTGCTGCCGGTACGCATCGACCTGGCCCGCTCCAGCGGCATCGACTTCGAGGGCGTGGTGCTCTCCATCCGCCTGGCCGTCGCCACCCTCGGCCGTCCGATGCCCGCCTTCGACCTGGCCCTGCGCCGGCACTGGGAGCGCAACCACCCGGGCGAACCGCTGGAGGAGTACCTGCGGCGAGGCGGGATGCTCAGCCGGTTCAGCAACGCGGTCAACCTGCCCAGCCAGCTGCAGTCCGCACTCGCCGACGCCGCCCAGGCCCTGGCCCTGCCCGGCACCGTCGGAGGAGCCGTCGGCCAGCTCACCACCGCCCTGGTCGGCGCACTGCGCGAGCGGCGCCAGACCGTACGCGCCCTGGCCGGCTGCAGCCGCCTGGCCGACATCCTGGACGCCGAACCGGACCTGGAGACACTGAGCTTCGCCACCCACCTGCTCGCCTGGGACCTGGCCCAACTCCCCGCAGCACAGCGGATCACCCCCGTGGTGCTGCTCGACAGCTTCGAGGAGGTCGGAGACCGCACCCACCGCGACTTCGAGCGGCTGCTGCAGCGCATCGTGTGGCTGATGCCCAACACGTTCTTCGTCATCACCGGGCGCAACCGGCTGCAGTGGGCCGAGGACGGCCTGCAGGGACAACTCGACTGGACCGGCCCCACCGCCTGGCCCGGCCTGGCCGGACACGTCCCGGGCGCCCGCGCCCACGGCGGCCACGAGGTACGGCAGATCCTGGTGGGCGACTTCGCCCCCGAGGACTGCGACGATCACCTCGCCCGCCGCCTCGCCCACAACGGCCAGCCGCTGATCGGCCCGGAGCTACGCCGCACCATCAGCGAGCGCTCCCACGGTCTTCCCCTCTACCTCGATCTCGCCGTGCTCCGGTTCCTGGAGATACGGCGCAACGGACGTACGCCGCAGCCGGAGGACTTCGGCGACTTCCCCGCCCTGATCTCCCGCACCCTCAGCGACCTGACCAGCGACGAGCGGCACGTGCTGCGGTCGGTCTCGTTGTTGGACGCGTTCTCGGTGCCGCTGGCCACCCAGGTCGCCGGGCTCACCCATGACGCGGCAGCCCTGCGGCTGACCGAACGCCCCTTCATCCGCGAGGACCTCACCGCACTGTGGCCCTTCCACCTCCACCAGGTGGTGCGCTCCTCGATCCGCACCGCCGAGGACCGCACCGACGACCGGTGGTCCGAGCAGGACTGGCAGCGGGCCGCACAGCGCGCCCTGTCCGCCCTCGGCCAGGAGTGGACCCATGGGCCCCGCCGTGAGCGCACCGTCCTGATCGGGGTACTGCGCCAGGCCCTGCGCCTGGCCCGTGACTTCAACCTCGACCCGGGACACTGGCTCACCCAGGCCGCCTTCGACTACGTCGGCGACTCCGTGTGGGAGCCGCTCGCCCCGCCCGCCCACGGCCCCGAACACGCCGCACTGTCGACGCCGGCCGACGCCCTGGTCGAAACCCTCAGCGCCCTGGCCCGCCGCCAACGCGAGCACCGCGGCCGTACCGTCGAGCGGCTCACCACCGTCATCGACTCCGGCCTGCTGCCCGACGAGCTGCAGGAAATGCCGCTCTACTACCGGGCCAAGGCCCTGCGCGACATCGGACGCACCGAGGACTCACGCCACGGATACCAGCAGGTGGCCGACACCGAGGGCCGCCTCGCGCAGGCCGCCCGCCGAGGACTGGCGCAGGCCGCCCGCCTCGACGGCGACTTCCCCACCGCGCTCGCCGCCGCCCAGACCCTGGGATGGGAGGGCCGCCAGCAGCGCGTCCTCGGCGACCTGTACTGGATCCAGGGCGAGGTCCAGCGCGCCGCCGAGGCGTACCTGGCCGGACGCCTCGAAGCCGAACAGCACGCCAAGGCGGGCGAAGCCGCCCACAACCAGGCACTGCGCGCCCTCGCCCTCGCGTTCCTCGACCCCCGCCAGGCCGACGACGAACTCGACCTGGCCCAGCAGCTCCTCGCAGGCCTCGACCTACGGGCCACGACCATCAACGCCGCCATCGCCGCCGTCATCCGCGACGCCGGCAGCCCCGACCTCGACGACCGCGTCCGCACCCTGCGCACCGAACTTGACGTCGCGGGCCTCACCTCCACGAGGCCCACCCTCGAACTCGCCTTCGCCTTCCACCAGGCCGTCCTCGACGACCACGAGGCCCTGAGCGCCACCGTCGCCCGGCTGCGCGAGCAGACGAGCGACGGCGCGTACGCCTACTACACCGACATTGCGCACTTCATGGCCGACCGTCAGCTCCCCGACGACCACACCCCGCCCCGCTGGCTGGACAGCGAGCAGGCCACCCGCAACCGGTGGCGAAACCTCGTCACCGCCCGACGTGAACGGCTGCGCACCGCGCGGTGA
- a CDS encoding zeta toxin family protein — protein MAGQQENADADVRPAVLPEPEHEAILASRILPAWTGDAVPQKQPFAVLVGGQPGSGKSTVCQVLKAVLDRRGGAVLIGPDLYKTDHPAYWSLLRSDDRTAGVRVRPDVRRWQAEVEEYVRGHRFDALVETPAVDPEQARAYREAGYRVEVVVLAEAQAVTQLSVLERYLAQVAENGAGRYVSWGNHDQVARRLPQSLEVIETEQLADRVMVVRRDLQVLYDNELTGPSPAGAHRALHAARVRPWTAPETLRFRRQANGLHQQLHPEASTPERRLLVTGGLERAAALAEPVRRIAQPLAVPPGVDYHRLSADEHRWIFDELIVPMHLSDITAHAQPVVLYMAGPQGAGKTYAARTLRRVLRARRPTRIEGGMFKAVHPDYRRLREEEPRTASARIRADYRAWQEKAEAYVRERRGDLLIEIAPDDVDHFLDGARRHHAAGYRVELIVLGGRAADSRLGIATRAAEVARIGGTARFTSTAAHQVSFQVLADVVRAAEETAHVVDSVSVIRRDLTAVYRNARTPDGAWTSPPRGGDAVEVEQQRRYTTAEAAQFLATLRRVQGELPQYRRDLVEIAALAWPLMPVHLQPRALADTVPMTALPVPHGQEPGGYWHLSSFMRAA, from the coding sequence ATGGCCGGTCAGCAGGAAAACGCCGACGCGGATGTCCGCCCGGCCGTGCTGCCCGAGCCTGAGCACGAGGCGATCCTGGCGTCGCGGATCCTGCCCGCCTGGACCGGCGACGCCGTCCCGCAGAAACAGCCCTTCGCCGTGCTGGTCGGCGGACAGCCCGGCAGCGGGAAGTCCACCGTCTGCCAGGTGCTCAAGGCGGTGCTGGACCGGCGGGGCGGCGCGGTACTGATCGGCCCCGACCTCTACAAGACCGACCACCCTGCCTACTGGAGTCTCCTGCGCAGCGACGACCGCACCGCCGGTGTGCGGGTACGGCCGGACGTGCGGCGGTGGCAGGCGGAGGTCGAGGAGTACGTGCGCGGCCACCGGTTCGACGCGCTGGTCGAAACCCCTGCCGTCGACCCGGAGCAGGCCCGCGCCTACCGGGAGGCGGGATACCGCGTCGAGGTGGTGGTGCTGGCCGAGGCGCAGGCCGTGACGCAGCTGAGCGTGCTGGAGCGCTATCTGGCCCAGGTCGCTGAGAACGGCGCCGGACGGTACGTGTCCTGGGGCAACCACGACCAGGTCGCGCGCCGCCTGCCGCAGTCACTGGAGGTCATCGAGACGGAGCAGCTGGCCGACCGCGTGATGGTGGTACGGCGTGACCTGCAGGTGCTCTACGACAATGAGCTGACCGGACCGTCCCCGGCAGGCGCGCACCGAGCCCTGCACGCGGCCCGGGTACGACCGTGGACGGCGCCGGAAACCTTGCGGTTCCGCCGCCAGGCCAACGGCTTGCACCAGCAGTTGCACCCGGAGGCGAGCACGCCGGAACGGCGGCTCTTGGTGACCGGTGGTCTGGAACGGGCCGCAGCGCTGGCTGAGCCGGTACGGCGTATCGCCCAGCCGCTCGCGGTGCCGCCCGGGGTCGACTACCACCGGCTGTCCGCCGACGAGCACCGGTGGATCTTCGACGAGTTGATTGTGCCGATGCACCTGAGCGACATCACGGCGCATGCCCAGCCGGTGGTGCTGTACATGGCGGGTCCGCAGGGAGCGGGGAAGACCTACGCGGCGCGCACGCTGCGCCGCGTGCTGCGCGCCCGGCGCCCGACCAGGATCGAGGGCGGCATGTTCAAGGCGGTGCACCCCGACTACCGCCGGCTGCGCGAGGAGGAGCCCCGTACGGCGTCCGCCCGGATCCGCGCGGACTACCGGGCCTGGCAGGAGAAGGCCGAGGCGTACGTACGCGAGCGTCGCGGCGACCTGCTGATCGAGATCGCCCCGGACGACGTCGACCACTTCCTCGACGGAGCCCGCCGCCACCACGCGGCGGGCTACCGCGTCGAGCTGATCGTGCTGGGAGGCAGGGCAGCGGACAGCCGTCTGGGCATCGCCACGCGCGCCGCCGAGGTGGCCCGCATCGGCGGCACTGCCCGCTTCACCTCGACGGCCGCCCACCAGGTGTCTTTCCAGGTGCTGGCCGACGTGGTCCGCGCAGCCGAGGAGACGGCGCACGTCGTCGACTCCGTCTCCGTCATCCGCAGGGACCTGACCGCCGTGTACCGCAACGCCCGCACCCCGGACGGCGCCTGGACGTCCCCGCCCCGGGGCGGAGACGCGGTCGAGGTCGAGCAGCAGCGCCGCTACACCACGGCCGAGGCCGCGCAGTTCCTGGCCACCCTGCGACGGGTGCAGGGCGAACTGCCGCAGTACCGGCGGGATCTCGTCGAGATTGCCGCGCTCGCCTGGCCGCTGATGCCCGTTCACCTGCAGCCGCGCGCCCTCGCCGACACGGTCCCGATGACGGCGCTGCCCGTCCCCCACGGCCAGGAGCCAGGCGGCTACTGGCACTTGAGTTCCTTCATGCGGGCCGCGTAG